The genome window CATGTAATTTGTTCAAACAAGATTGCCAGCAGGTATGAGCTGCAACTTGTACACGAATCTAACTAATTTATGGAATTACGAGTATTTTTGATGGGGTCACATACacatagcacacacacacacacacacacacacaagagggagaaagagagacagctAACAGGACAAATTCAGTTAGTGAAGAGGGCAAAAATCtgctaaaatgaaataagaaaaaagcaaaacaagcaGCGAGTCAATGTAAGAGAAGCAATCTAAAGTGACAGAGGTAGAGGAGGGACAGAgggacagaaagagagagaaagagagagtgggagggagagggagagagagggaaggcAACGGCAGCACCTACGTGATTTGTTTGCCAAATTGTGGCAAATGTGTGGCGCATTCtcagtgtctgtgtgtgccgctaattgagttgttgctgccacacacacacacacacacacacacacacacacacacacataccaacacacacacatagacacagtCGACAAGCGCATTCCCCAAGCTGCCTCTGCACACTTCCGCATTTGGTTTATTGAGTTTGCATGACCCTAATTTAAAGATGATTTAAAATTCCCGCAGCGAAATTAACTGAAATGTCCGATCAGCTGGCCAGTGAATGTCTCCGCCATTGTCTCACCCGTTTacttctctctccctctctccctctctctctctctctctccctctgtctaCCTCTCAACACTCCCCTGACATTGCTCCTCGAGCTACACAAAGAGAAAAAGCCTATACTACAACTAATTTCAAATGATCTCAAGTAACCATTTGCACTTCCTTAAAtctatttcttaaataattacgCATTACTAAAAATGTgcgttgaaattttttaaccaattacaaataattatttaataataaagattaCCTTCtatatttatgataaaaaaaatattgaatcaagttaaacttttaatttcttgGAAATGAGTACAAAATAACTCTTAAAGTCTCGCATATAAAGTTGTtcaaaatggcgtaccataatTTGTCTCGATTCTAAAAGATTTTAGAACCCTTATTTAAGTACCgagctaaaaaaatttatataatttcgtATTTTGGGCTCGAAACAATGTTTCATAGTGAATACTCACAGAACAAGTTCGTAAAATTCCAAGATCTTTAGATTTCTTAACTCTAAGAATTAAACGTTTGCTTTCTTATAATTCTCAAGTGGTTCTTGCCTGGTATGAGAACTGAATATTTCTCAGTGTGAAATGAAGATTATGTTTAAGAGGAAAATTTTTGGTAGTGTGTCTTCACTTAATTTCATGctgcaaatacatattttgcctaacaaataaatttacccCATTTTGCTTAAGTCTGAAGTATAAATAGATCaattatcatattttaatttcagaatGTTTTCATAATCAGCtacaaagtttaaataatatgattCAATGCAAGTGAATTGTACttaaatcaaaacaacaaacgCCTTATTCCAAGTACGTTGTAAGCTCAATTTAAGGTTTAAGAAAGTTAAAACCAaagctgcaaaccggttctgaaccgaaccttacctcgtagaaccggtttggtgcgggtttttaagcagcctgaaccggatcatgaaccgagctcttgaaattatttactttgcgaacccgaacctaaaccgaaccgctttctaaaataaaaggttcggttcgaaaaaaaaaatttttacataaaatttatggctTTCTAATAtcacgcaattatttgagacttcggatttaaataagtcatatttaagtcttcaaataactttaaattatcatcaaaatttgattattttaaaaaaaaaatttaataagttcaaaatgtagagaaaaatgtttaaaaatacaaatattttttgttgtataataGTGAACTAAGaatcgaacccaaaccttaggttcagggggtatataaaccaattcgcgagaCGAACCGCTttcttgctctatggctcgaaccgccgaaccgaacctttaacaaaattttggaggtttgcagccttgattaaaACACTTGCACGACcctagttaaaaatcaagcTTAAATTGTGTGGTTATAAGTACTAAAAAGTTACATGATAGTTTCGCTCAGTGTACTCAGCTGGTTGCAATGGTGGAATTTATTGTTGGGCACGATGGCGCGCTAATGCGGCACATTTATCATGCAGCTGGCGATGCGTTGGCAGACGGGGCAAAATCGGAGCGCTAATGGTCGCCACTTGGACcaaacataaattatgtttaatcaacaacaacagcagcaacaataacaacaacaacaacagcaacagtagcagcaacaataagtAATTGCTGCAAATCCTTTAATCGAAATTACAAGCTAAGCAAACGGTTTGAAGCTACTTTGTTGAGCAAATGCATCCATCAGATACATTATCTACATTATCtacattagctgcaatcagtTGACTGACTACTATTAAATGCAGCACGACCGACAGATATCCTGTAAGCTAAATTCAGTCtgcactttatttttatgatactttaatttatattatatgaataatctgaaaattctaaatattaatttagttatagCTAATTAAAACATAGTAAGTCTGTTGCTAGACTGGCAGCTACCCTGTATCTGGAAttgattgcttttatttttgattcttcTTCAACTTTTGTGcacaaatttatgattttaatgtaGCTTCAAATccttttataaacattttcttaGCACTACGGCttttcgcgctagtgacgaaatgTTCACCAGTATTGCAttgctgcatttttatttgcctgtCTGCGtagtttgaaaaaattttacatgCTTAATACAGTATATAAATacagtatataaattttaaaatggaacGAAATGGAATGGAACGTTTTTAAGATAAGAAAGTCAATacacaaattatttacattcCAACTGAGTTAATCTGATACTAAAGCTCAGAATTTTAGTGGaatgaaatggaatggaaCGTTGGCAGATTTAGTAATGACATATTTTAAGTGatataaagtaataaatagaTGTATTGTGTCCATAGCTAAGTAAAACCGACTACAGGGTATTGCCCAGTCGAGTCTATTACGCTGTTCCAGCGCCTTTTAGTTGATAAGTAGAATTTTTCCTCTGCTTGCTTCTTTTTTGCGGCACTTAAGATCTCCAGCGTGAAAGTCAATTAACAAAagcatgccacgcccactgcccCACTTGCCTGAGATTTGGGTAGAGTCAGATGTCAACGGCAGCGTCCATTTTGAAGCAGGCGAATCGATCGAGACGAGTTCCAAGAAAACTGCTCTCACACTCGCCTGTCATCATATCATGTCAATCAAGCGCAGAGCGAAACACTTTGGACCAAATGAAGATGGCTGAAATAGGCgggaagaagcagaagaggAGGCGAAGGAGTGGGAGAAGATGCTAGGGGAGAGTACATTAAACTAAGCTGGCAGCGAAATGGCAAACTAAGTGACGAAGCAACCGTCCGTAGTCCATCTTACATCTTTTCCCATCTTGCAGCTTTTTCCATGTTCCATTCCAAGTTGAACTTGAGCTCGACTACGTGCCCCAACACTCTGTGTACGTGTGAGTGCAACAGTGTTGGCagaatttcaaaaacttagaaaaagtagctaaaaaaaatggaattaataaaactgccacaaaaaatttaaccatcttatgaatattttgaaaaacaactttaaattagATAATGTAAAGTATAGCTTGATAattatcaaaaacaaaatttttttatcttaaaaaatgatttttcgTCGATCTACAGAATCTAtatagtttttcaattttgaaattatttttaaatgcgaAATTTAGCATAACTTTTAATAATCTATTTATTCAGGGGTGTTCCAGAAATACAAGTcaaccgaaaaccaaccaaTAAACACATACGCATAAtccttattaaatattattgaatatgAAActtcttaatataatttattcaaaaatttttgaataatatgTCTAAAAACAGCTGAAGTTCTAGTTAACAGCAAATAGCTAagactagctataaaatagttaaaatgtCAACACTGGCGTGtattgctgtgtgtgtgtgtgtgtgtgtgtacgctGACAGGCAATCTGCTGTAGCAGGCGAGTAAATAACAGTACTTGCCCACTTAGCCAACTGTCTGGGGCCCAAAAGTGTTGGCATTTCAAACGCTGCCGCgaagtatgcaacacatttTGCAGCATCAACATGAGcagctgcattttattttgtgggcGTGGTCAAGGGCGCAGGCAAGGGAGGAAAGGGGGCCATGCCCCCTCTTCACTCTGgctaataaatttgaaacctCCAAAACCCATTAAGATTGGTATCacattacataaaaataacaatataaaattgaaactctaGATATTTCATTGCTTGAAAGTTGATTTGTGTATGAATTTCAACAatgatattatttatgaaactACAATATATAAGTGAAAGATACAGAAATGTCCATAGTTCTAACATCAATTCCTAGTTGagttaaaaaatgttgcgaAAACAATTCCTgaacttttttatatgaagtttgacaggaatttttatttccgggcctttaacaacaaatttgatgTTAGATTTACGGGACTAAAAATTATGTTGGCCCCCCTTGAGAGAAGTTTGGCTACGCCTAAGAACGTGGTCACGCTTTTAGCCAGCATAAATACTATATCAGTTGGCTGAAATGCTCAAATGTGATTTGTCTGCTAAAAGCTTAAAAGCTTCAACCGAACACGGCTACCAATTTGATCTGAAGGGCATTAGCaataaatcatataaaaattgtctAGATTTCAacacaatttcattaaagttgCAGAAGTAGCTACAAAAGCATATTAAACcttgattataataataataaaataattatcttaaacTACATTCTATAAAGGAATTTtgtagtttaaaaaatttattgatttaaaaattcatgaaaaattgagaacgaaaattgaattaatactattataaattaaaaatgcggACTATTATTAAAAGCCTGTTATCAGCATATAAGTTAATGatttaatcttttaaattttaaattttctcatAATGATTTCCTTTTAATGATCTTTAAGTtactttttatacttatatttaactaacttgaaatattttgcatatacTTTAAGCTTTCAATCAACTTTGTGTATTATTTAAGAGATCCTTAAAGTTAAGCTTTTCAAGACCTAAAGCTTAGCAAAGCAGTTTTTGTAGATGtttgaaagtttttcaatcaacttattgttttttataagtGAGCTCTTAACCTAAGCAGATATTGATCACAGATATTGAGCTGAAAatcttgttttaaaatttataatacaataagctttatgctttaattaaaactgaaatgttGAATTGTGAGTTAACAATGaactttatgttttaattgtaaattgacATTAAAGACTTTGAACTTTACATGCATGAATGCCGCACTCTTCTCGTTCTTCTCGCTCAGATTCTCTCACTGCAAGCTTTCTCTCATGCTCTCAACACTCGGTATCTGGTAGAACACAATCAGATTGTCTTCCAGTTGTCCCCCCGAGACGCTTTCATAGCGCAATTTATGGAACGCGTTTGGCCTTTTGGCGTTTTGCCGGTTTTTTCCAGCTTCTTTTTTCTGTTGGTTTGtcgtttttaatttctgttgttttttttttttgtctttttgttgGGTTCTGGCGGCGTTATCTATGCCTAGATTCCCTGCCAGGCCAAACagaaatatgaatttataccattttgtagttgttgttttttgtatattttttttttttgcgttctGTGTTTTCACTGGCAAATTCCTGGAACATAACGTAATTTATAGCTGGGAGTTGTGAGCCAAGGATACGGCTGAACAAAGGCAGGAGCAAtgaaagaagagagagagagagagtgcgatAGAGAAAAAGAGGGAAAGGCAAATTCAGGATGACAGTTAAGGCGATGGTTAGATGGGCCCAGTAGCTGCCCAAGTTGGGGTAAAATGGTGGAGAGCGCCTTTTGGTAACTTTGCAGTACGCTTTTAATTACGgctgatttatttattgcgcATACGCTCCGTATGCAGGTGCAGAACAGGCTAAAAACAGCAGCCAgagcaacgacagcagcaaccgCACAGTGGAACAACTTACTAATGAAAAGAGCATGCAATTTTTCGCTTTATTTTTAGATCAGGTTTAATGAGTGTAAACATTCTAAAATAGTAGTTTATGTAATAGAAagtttaatttgtattgttcTGAGTTGCATTCTCAGTTTAATTTCTTcgatacaaaaatattcaataatattcattttattattaataaatattattaccaacgaaacagtaacaataatcaaataatttaaaaacctatcatttttgattatttgtcatcatttactttttcaaattaaaataatattatagtttttaaaatatacaaatttaagaaattatttcaCATAATTGTTGTACTGAGCACACTGTGCAACGTGCGGCTAATTTAGAGTGGAGAGACAGTCACAGGTAGAGCTGACATTGTCCGACATTGTTGGCGATTCCCAACGATAAATTGTCATTAAAAGTGGGAGGCAATGAAACGAACAAGTAGCacgtggcaagtggcaagtagcaAGTAGCAAGTGGCAAGCAAATAAGGAGAGAATGCAACAATGGGCCAACTTGTTAGCATGCTGCCGCTCaaagtgtaattaaaatttaattgcttattgCAATggagatatgtatgtatgtatatatgtacactgaaaaaaagacaaagctctaaaatcaagagcattaatcttaaatattatgctCTTGAAATTAGACTATTTTGAAAgatcatattaataatactaagaatatttatcaaaGAAATCGAAGTTTTTactataagaataaaaatcttatttttaaagatcatattaataatactaaaaatattaatccaAGAAAtctaagtttttaatataagaataaaaatcttatttttaaaaatcatattaattatactaaaaatattaatcaaagaaatcgaagtttttaatataagaataaaaatcttattttgaagtttttaatataagaataaaaatcttatttttaaagatcaTATTAATACTGCtaagaatatttatcaaagaaatcgaagtttttaatttaagaataagaATCTTATTTTCAaagattatattattaatactaaaaatattaatcaaagaaatcgaagttttcaatttaagaataaaaatcttatttttaatgatcatgttaataatactaaaaatattaatctaagaaatcgaagtttttaatataagaattaaaacccttttttttcaagatcatattaataatactaaaaatattaatccaAGAAATCAGagcttttaatatatattaataatactaagaatattaatcaaagaaattgaagtttttagtatacgtataaaaataaaaatcttatctggttaggaaagtataaatatgtaccaTTTCATATGAAAGAAATAATGGatccgtggcgctctggttagagtcgccgccTCGGATTGCAAGCAGATGACGCCGGTTCGAGTCCCCATTCTTAACATAGAAAAAAATCcagtaaaataacattttaaaaattagtaagtcagaataaaatgtatatatatcaaaataataaataataaatttaaaaatcttctttattttttttttcttgactaaaattttaaaaatatttattcctattatataataagaacttggtcttttttgaaaaattttttaagaccaaaatgtgttttctaacTTTCCCTTTtttgttctcgacgcattgtTTAGACGAAATTTCTTAGtcttgagaccaaaatctagATTTTAGAACACTTTTTTCTAAGTGTATGTACTTCTATGCAGGTGGCAGAGAGTCAGAGAGTCGGAGAGAGGCAACCGCAGGTTGCACAGTCACCAACCTCTTAGCTGACTAAGAAATTGATGACGCTGATGATGCAGCATTACCATTACacttatgatgatgatgatgatgatgatgatgctgatgaaaCACAATTGAAAAACAGCTGCGTTTTGTGAGTCAAAGTTTTGAGTGTGGAATGAATTGAAATGCCGTCCAGTTTTGTGCCTCACATTGTAGCAACAACATGCGTCGCAGTTCCTCAGCCAGCTGCCGATCGATCAGTTCGAATGCTAGCTCCCATCACACGGATGTGGCCGAGCAATGTGGCCGTTATGTGTTGCACGAACTCCTGACCACGGAGCAACAATATGTGGAGGATCTGGCAAATGGCATTCATCGCTATACACGCATCTTTCAGCCGGAAGCCGAGTTGCCCGAGGGTCTGGTGGGGCAGCAACATGTGTTGTTGGCCAATGTGGCACAGATTGCCGCATTGCATCGCCACAAGCTGTTGCCACTGATGTTGCAACATCGACAGGACCTGGAGCTGCTCTTTGAGCGCTGGCTTGAGCTCATCGAGCGTGGCTGCTTCAACTGTTATGTCCTCTTCACCGCCAGTCAACGCGACAGCAACCGCATTTTTGACTCTCACGAGCTATACTTTAAGGTAAGACAGGCACCACCAAAAAACCAGCAAACCATCCAACCATCCTACAAAAATATCACACACCAGATATAATAACCATCCAACCACTCAAACCAATCGCAAGCCAaatttaatgtcaatttaattttaattaaattcgctTTTTGCTTCATTTTATACACAATTACCACATAGGGTTATTAtagtacactcagaaaaaaattcaagatttccgtacttaaacaggCCATTTTCAAGTTCGGAATTactaaagttgagaacaaagatcttattttaagttcggttttcgcaagtacggaaatcttaaaatgagaaTTTTTGGGGATACTTTAAGTATGTTTTGGGCTTAATGCAAGTCTGAAAAAATCGAAAGcatactactttaagtacacaaaaatcttgaactaaactcaaaatgtacttgtttttagtacaaaacattgtcataattaataagctttaatcttaaaatttacaCTAGTATGTGTACTAAAATTAGGTAAAATACCAAtgttaaataccatttaataatggtatattttcttggttagcgacctttcggaataggtgctgattttaccagcgatccaagcttaacgtcatatttgcgtcgctagaaccagttgagaattctaaggtgcgacaatgaaaaagaaatatcccaaaacgGACTTGTTTTCAGTACGAAATGATCCTATTTTTAACTTCCTttcaatcttaaaaaaaaaccatttttagtacaaaaaaatcttaaactagtttagtacaaataactcagttgtttctaAAGGTATCTTTTCGAGACTCacgaattatatatatttaccatggtcttatatattctgactaagttaggataaaatcggactactatttcgGATAGCTGCCGTAGTAATGTTAAGTcagaattctaaaattaagattgattcatacttaattcaagatttttagtatacagcaatcttaaaattttaagaaagaaacggtataaattcaagtacggtcgtacctaatttaaggatggcatatttttctgaatgTATAGTTGTCGTCACGAGATGTGTAACCATTAAAGGGGAACTGGAAAAGCCCatttactatatacatatattagaGTGAGTCAATTTGTATAGAGTAAAAcatatggtttcttgggcaattcttcttagaattcatcgtggGCTGCGAATCAAGTATTTCCTACTTAAAACGCCACTTTTCGAACTTGATTTCTCACTAGGAatgaaaatactaaaaataaaggaTATCGAACTTAATTCAAGTATGATATTTTAAGATCGAAACTTAAGTATTTcagtatttaaaaacttaaaataccTTTAAAACGTACTTGACTTAAGTACACTGCAAGCTTGATCCATGTTCTCAATATTCTAAAACGgagtataaaaatatgttaaaatatcaACAGGATACTTGATACTTTCTCACTTTCATGTTACTCAATTTCTGTCTGTCATTAAAGGGTATAGCTCAAGTCGTATCTAATCCCATTACAAACATGTCTTTTTAACAGCGCCTGGAAATAACTCTCGGAGATCCGCTCGGCTGTCGAAGCTTTCTCCTGAAGCCGGTGCAACGAATAACCAAATATCCTCTGATGTTGCAAGAGTTAATGAAGAAGCTCTTCGATAATCGTCAAGTGATCTCCAAGAGCCTCTTCGAGACAACATGTCGACTGGAGACGCGACTACGCGAACTGCTGGTTCGAGCGAATCAATCGGATCAACTCAACGATATAAGACACTTCAATGCGGTacttatagaaaaaaattactattacCATAAAAATCCTCTAAAATAGCTGATTATTGGGTTTTAATTCAAGAAAATcgacaaatatatttaaaaagaatttttacaGCAGAAAGTTAttctaaatattattgataataTTCCAGTAAAAGGGTCAAAAAGCCATTagtatgaatatatttttaataaaaaattgaaaaagattttttttttctaaatatgtagaaagttttaaagaatttgcatatttttttttcatttatagatACAGAGCagtaaataagaaaataattttttagaaagtttcttttttcaagtaaaagtttttcttagaattaaaaaaaatatttttcattcctGTAAATAGAAACGAAgcattataaagaaaaaaatagtttcaaaaaaattgttagaaaatttttgctcttaaaaatgtagaactgtcttaaattattttccgTAGAAGTATATTGAGAccgaaataagaaaatattttattaaattcagtgCAAATTctataaacttttaaattttttgaacgaaaattaaaaaagaattttaaatgggCCGTAATGATGAATTATTAAGTGTGTAGGAAACATTTAactaactttttaattaaaatctgtaagattaacgaaattaaaaatttttattacttttgaacgaaaattaaaaaagaattttaaaatgttttaaatgggCCGTAATGATGAAATATTGAGTGTGTAGGAAACATTTTactaactttttaattaaaatctgtaagataaacgaaattaaaaatttttattactttaatgTTATaagtttcaatttgaaaaagaaaattattaaaatactttactcaatttaatttaaaattaatttaaatcttatggcgattttctaaaatacatattaaaaacttacttacttttttctccctctctttgtCTGTTATTTTCTTCCTTTTGCTCTCCCCTTACAGTTCAGCATACTCAGCGAGGTGAGCTTCATCAGTGTCGGTGAATTCCCGTTGCATGATGCACGATTGCGTTGCAGTTACAACTGTAAATTGTTTGCGTTCAACACCTGCCTCATCTACACGGAGGCCAAAGGTCGCAAGCAGCTGGTGCGTGGCACCTTCAAGTTGCCCGATGTCTGTTTTGTGGCCAAATCCAAGTCCTTTGTGCTGTGCAACAAGCAGCGGGAATGCGAATTTCTGTGCCACAATCCAGCGATGGTCCAGAAATGGGAGACAATTGTTCTTCAATTGCTCGGCAATAAATTCGATAATAAACTTGATGAGCTTGTCGAGGCGAATGATGAGGAAGAACCAGGAGGAGatgcaggagcaggagcaggagaagaaggagcgggagcaggagcaggagcaggagaagTAGCAGCAGGAGAAGATGTAGCTGCCATACTCGACAAACAACAAAGTCGCACCACATGGTACACAACACTGTGAAATGGACATCGacattttaaagcatttttaaagACTTCAATTTGCTTTCtatttccctctctctcactctctgtctcacATTGTGATATCGAATAGCAAAAacgtttattttttcttttgtcataacaggcaattaaatttttaataaaatgttacgCAAGTTTATGACATAAATCAAAagcatatgtaaataatgGAATAAACTCTGTTCTCCCTCTCGCACACCCACTCTCTGTGTGtcgccctctctctctctctctctatcgtTGCTTTACATGCTCTTTGAAAGCTGCACTGCAAACAAAGagcgataaaaataaataacaaagaaaGCACATGAGCTCAAAATTTACTCAGCAATGACGCACTTTTTGTACCCtttgtttatacaaatatcTCACTCAAAATATTCGCAACTGTCATAATtatagatgtttttttttaatttttgaaaatactttCCTTTTAAACATCtcaaaatgatgaaaatttagtttgtcatagtaaaaaattgttttataaatgttcCTTTTGAAAAAACTTAACTCAACTATGATACCATTTCTGATctcattgttttttaaaattttaagcccCTGAAATAACTTTAGATtagatttttttcttctgtcttaatatattttaaataaaaattatgaagtaTTGAATtacactttatatatttttgaattaaaaccaatttcttcaataattgtaactttaaattacaaattaactaATACGAGTATAATTTTGGCTGTAGTACTATAAGAAATTATAACTAACTTTTGAGTTATTTTCATAGCAGTTCCCTTCTGTATGAATACCCAtcaaactttataaaatatctaaataaaaaaacatacaatatattcttatttatataactgcaaatttaaaaatataaatataggtATTTTGTGTAATTGCCAGGGATTATTTCGCACAGAGTTTAACTTGTTACTTTagtaaataatgaaatgaatttataaaattcatgCGCTGAACTGTAACGACATCTGACTACGTATGATAAAGTCTGGTCACATACGTACtacgtatataaataaaatacatatatatgtatatatgtgcatgggtgtgtgtgttgttaaAAGTTATATTAAGTTCTTCtatttgatattgttgttgatatgAAACTTAATAATTGCGCCCTGAAGCTGTGACAAAATTCACAGACGAGCAAACACTTtgctggtgtgtgtgtgtgtgtgtgtgtggagtgtgTGTAGAGTGTGTGTTGTAGTTCTGGCAGTCGATGAATTGATTTATGTGCTTGTTTCTCAGTTGACCTGCAACTtgtgcataaatttcaaatatgctGCCACAACCAACATTGCTCATACGCACTGTGGCACAGTCTTACTTATACACATGTCCAAAGTTTCTTCAACAAAATGATGATAGTTTAGGTGGCAAGGGGGAGGGGGTAGGGAGGGGCTCAGATAGGTAAGTGACTGCCTGACATTGCCCTGCAGATTGTTTCGACAAGTTTTCGTGTAGCTGCCACCAAAAAACTTTGCCCGGCAtcttcataaatattttgggtTGTTGTCTAGCGAtacgttgctgctgttgttgttgttgttgcaaccaCTGCAggtgcagctgcaacaacaactataataataataacaacaacaacaacctctTGTTACGTaagaacaaacaacaactatttTAAGCGCGCTTAAAAGCCCCtgtaacaaatatatttcGCTTAGTATTTAGTACTTACACCCCGTTCCCTATGCCCCTTTACTCCTCCACCCTCTATATTCCCTCTACAACCCCTTGTtgaacaaagaaaaaaaaaaaaaaactgaaattatagTGCCAAGTTTTGAAGAACTTTTCGGTTAAGTCACTTCTGCTAGATCAGAAAGTGGAGCATTTGCCACAGCAACCGAGTGTTCTGTCAGcatacaaaagtatctcacGGTGCGAGAAGTATCTTATAGGTTTCATTTTGTAAGCCAAAAG of Drosophila innubila isolate TH190305 chromosome X, UK_Dinn_1.0, whole genome shotgun sequence contains these proteins:
- the LOC117789965 gene encoding triple functional domain protein-like — encoded protein: MRRSSSASCRSISSNASSHHTDVAEQCGRYVLHELLTTEQQYVEDLANGIHRYTRIFQPEAELPEGLVGQQHVLLANVAQIAALHRHKLLPLMLQHRQDLELLFERWLELIERGCFNCYVLFTASQRDSNRIFDSHELYFKRLEITLGDPLGCRSFLLKPVQRITKYPLMLQELMKKLFDNRQVISKSLFETTCRLETRLRELLVRANQSDQLNDIRHFNAFSILSEVSFISVGEFPLHDARLRCSYNCKLFAFNTCLIYTEAKGRKQLVRGTFKLPDVCFVAKSKSFVLCNKQRECEFLCHNPAMVQKWETIVLQLLGNKFDNKLDELVEANDEEEPGGDAGAGAGEEGAGAGAGAGEVAAGEDVAAILDKQQSRTTWYTTL